The Canis aureus isolate CA01 chromosome 15, VMU_Caureus_v.1.0, whole genome shotgun sequence genome includes the window AGGAAAGATGAGGCAAGCAGGGTAGTGCATGTGGTATAGGTGAGGCTTTGTAGCTCCAGGGTCTGCACTGTGtctgaaaatgtgatttatttctctcatctttttttttttttttaagatttgtattatatataaatcagagaaagggagagagagcacaagtgggagttagagagagagggagaacacgcTCCAgattgagcacggagcccaatgtgggactcgacctcatgaccccgagatcaggatccaagctgaaaccaacagttggtcacataactgactgtgccatccaggcgccccctcctCATCTTTTAATGCACAAGGTGCTTGCTACTGGACTACCATGCTCCCTGCAAGCTTTACCATTCCATGagtcttctttccttatttttttcaagtttttacttaaattctagttagttaacatatactgtaatattGGTTCAAGACTAgtgtttagtgattcatcacttacctataacacccagtgctcatcacaacaagtgccctcctcactgcCAATCACCACGCCAATCCcatgccctccttccctccagcaagcCTGTTGTTCTCTGTACTAAAGAATCTCTTATAGTATACCTcccactcttttccttccttccccatattcgtttgttgttgttgttgttgttgttgttgttgttttattgttgtttttgttttaattccacatatgagtgaaatcatctggtattttcTCTGAATGACTGACTTTGCTTAACATATAGAATACACTCTAGGTCCTTTCTTTGGTgttagtagtgatctctcctttctcatcatgattttattagtttgagtgttttctgtcttcttttaaataaggctggctaatggtttatctaccttcttaattgtttcaaagaaccaactcctggttttgttgatcttttccacagttcttctggtctctatttcattgagttctgctcgagtcttttttaaccctcttcttctgctgggtgttggatctatttgctgtctttcaCCAGCTCCCTTAGGTGGaaggttagcttttctatttgagttttttccagtttttggatggatgcttgtattgcgatgtatttccccctcaggactgcttttgctgtatcccaaagattttgaatggtggtgtcttcattctcattagtttccatgaatctttttaattcttctctaatttcgtggttgaccctttcaccttgtagcaggatggtccttaacctccacgtatttgaaatccttccaaacttcttcttgtgatttagttctagtttcaaagcattatggtctgaaaatacacagggtcgatcccaatcttttggtatcaattaagacctgatgtgtgacccagtttgtggtctcttctggagaaagccccacgtgcacttgagaagaatgtgtattcagttgcgtttgcatgtaaagttctataaatatctgtgaaatccatctggtccagtgtatcatttaaagctcctgtttctttggagatgttgtgcttaaaagACCTGTGGATTGCAGAAAGCGCtccattgaagtcaccaagtataagtgtattattatctaagtatgtcttaactttggttattaatcgattgatatacttggcggcTCACGCATCCGGGCCATAAATATTcgtgattgttaggtcctcttgttggatagatcctttaagtatgatatagtgtccctcttcacctctcactacagtctttgggacaaactttaatttatctgatataaggatggctacccctgcatttattgaggactatttgaatggtacacagttctccaaccttttattttcaggctgtaggtgtcctgatgtctaaaatgagtctcttggagacagcaaatggatgggtcttgcctttttttatccagtctgaaaccctgcgtccttttgatggggtcattaagcccattcacgttcagagttactattgacagatatggatttagtgtcatcatgatacctattcagtccctgtttttgtggattgtttccttggacttcccctttcttttacagggtccccccttaatatttctggcagagccggcttggtggtcacatatcctgtcagtttctgcctctcttggaagctctttatctctccttctattctgaatgagagccttgctggataaagtattcttggctgcaggttcctctcatttaggaccctgactgtatcctgccggccctttctcacctcccaggtctctgtggagaggtctgctgttgtcctaaagcttctccccataaaagttagtgatttcttgtctcttgctgcattaaggatcttctctttatctttggaatttgcaagttccagtattaaatgttaaatgttgagcggtttttatggatttaaggggggtgggggtgatctctccagctcctggatctaaatgcctgtttcccttcccaagttaggaaagttttcagctatgatttgttcaaatacataatctggacctctgtcccttttggcgccctcgggaaccccaattaaatgtagatttttccttctgaggctgtcatttatttcccttaacctatcctcatggtctcttaattgtctttcttttcttccctcagtttccgcccttgccatcaacttgtcttctgtgtcactcactcgttcttctccctcgttaaccctggtcgttaggacctccagtttggattgcatctcatttaactgatttttaatttcggcctgattagatctaaatcctacagtcatgaagtctcttgagtcctttatgcttttttctagagccaccagtagctttataactgcttctgaattggctttctgacattgaattgtaatccaaatgttgtaactctgtgggagagaggactgtttctgatttctttctttggaggtgagtttttccttctagccaTTTTACTCAGTgcggagtggccaaaaacaagttgtactggaataacgagaaagagagagagagagaaaaaaagaaaagaagaaataaagaagaattaaaaagggggggggtggggaaacaacagaaacaaacagaaaagaagaaaaaaacaagggggagtatcctctgattctatatagtgtaaatccctcggcttcccctggaactttccagtgctgcttggtcaataccttgcttttcccctgaccttctagctggtcttctgggggcggggcctgctgtgctgattgtcaggtgtgtgcacctggggagctgcccaggcccctgccaggtgtatggctcagtgggagttgtttatctgtgaggcccctgctcagtcccaggtacagggtgacaccaggagggacaacaacagTGGGGGCGGCCAGCTgtgcagctctggagtcagctcccgcagtgactactgcagctcccagtgtgcaggggcctggatgctccaggggcgggccCGCCGATCTGTACAGCTCGGGCCGCCCGGGGGCAGGAGCCAcctggctgtcctgtgtcctcccggcctctgcctgacCTGGGGGAGCAcccgatcctgggctgtgtcccccggcgccctgggctctgggacctgtgacactgtgaatggacctaaagtgtAGGTCCacgatgtataatttaaaagcatcagggTGAATTTTGTTTGAAGTTAACTTAtactttattacaataaaactcatAAGGCATTTTAcaggttaaagaaaaactcaaaatatagaaacagtgaaatgaCACGGGAAGGGCAAGCCTCCGTTGGGCTGCAGGCATGACGAGCCCCgcggtgggagctggggcgggctcccgaGGTGGTCAGGGGGCTGCGCAGAGGTTGAAGCCAGTTGTCCCGGAGGCCATTGGCGGCTCTGGCACTCTGGGGACCCCGATTGCAGGTGCCAGGGCCTGCTCCTCCTCCGGGGTGGCCGCAGGTGCACGTGGCTCGTCCAGGGCGCAGCCGTGATCtagagcagtgaccactatctgcaggggcttcgCCTCCCCAGCTGGCACCTCAGCTGgggccaagccctcagccccagcagccagggcgGCCTCGAGCACTTCAGGCCCATCCGaggcagcaggccccacagttggggctggggcgggctccGGAAGTGCTTCAGGGTCTTTTGCTCGGGCCGAAGCTgtagctccaagaagacaaagtatcaccacCAGGACGGACTTTCCACGTCCCTCCCAAATCAAGGACACTCTTCCAACCGCTcaaagagccctgggaggtgtccccagcctGCAGCTCGTGGGGATGGGGTGTGAGCCGAACCCCTGCTCCCGGCCCAGCTGCACGGACGCTGGATCCGTggggcccaccctgtccccagctcggccacccccaggcctcctcacccccagcctctggctccgctGCATGGAGGCGTCTGAGTTGTTGCAGGTAACGCCGGGCACGGAGCTCCACGTCTGTGCCTGGCATGCGCTGCCTTATGAATTCCAGAATCTTCTTCAGGGAGGCAGATTGGGGGAGCCGACAAAAGTCCTCCTGATAATAGTCCATCCATATCTCCAGGATGCAgcagatggccctggggagggacaggtgggcacaggggtcagaagacagggctccctcacaccgaggtgtcccggggaagccctgcaggacccggggcCTCGGCCTCCCGTGCGGGGCTGTCAgaggccagtcctgctcctcgtccacctgccacctggcggtcctgcctgccacaggcctgctccccgaggaggggctggcacgaAGCCTCTGTGCGGGGGAGCCCACGCCCAGCGGTGTGACCATCACGGTCTTTGCTgggaagcggggctccctcctcagcctggctccctgcccactTGCCCCTTGAATCCACCGGCAGGCGTCCGGGGAcggggggcgtctggcctgtcattgccctcactgcacacactgtcgctctgggaagGTCCAAgccaggagggctcgggctctgtgtcctgccaggccttgccaggagccaccCGGGACCTCCACTTTCCCTCCCTGTGGCTCTGCGCTGCCTCCCTCATGAGGGGCCCcggggggtgtccttccactgactctaatctgcCGTCTCCCACGGGGCCAGGGCCACCGGGTCTGTGAGCCCTCAATGGCCCTCGTGGCAACCTGCTGTGCAgtgggtccaggtgccaccagattggggagtgcgatgctccccaccccctctgctctgggtcccaggtgtggggcagacagagggctgggaggggcgggCATGGAGAAAGTCTCCCTTAGGGGTCCCAGTGCTCTCCCACCAAGCCCACACCCTATTCAcggctctcctttcctcctttcctgaagGGCCCTTAGACCTTTACCCCGTCacgggaattgcagatgtgtggggtgagggtccAGCACCCCcggcccacagccccctcgctgccctcctggagagggaaggccctcggGCAGGggccggagtcactcacagtttccagcgCTGCAGGACCGCGTCGTCGCCACCACACGCAGCTGCGATGCACCCATATctaggggagggcgggggcatccCACGAATCATCCTGTGGCCGCGACCTCTCACCGTGGGGGCTGTCACCTCTGACCCCCGactaggccggagccccgggggccgtcaGCTCTGTGCGGGGGGCCACGGGCAGCCCCCGGAGAAGTGCCCGCACCTGCCCGGGCCTCCTGAA containing:
- the LOC144284382 gene encoding uncharacterized protein LOC144284382 isoform X2 — encoded protein: MVTPLGVGSPAQRLRASPSSGSRPVAGRTARWQVDEEQDWPLTAPHGRPRPRVLQGFPGTPRCEGALSSDPCAHLSLPRAICCILEIWMDYYQEDFCRLPQSASLKKILEFIRQRMPGTDVELRARRYLQQLRRLHAAEPEAGASARAKDPEALPEPAPAPTVGPAASDGPEVLEAALAAGAEGLAPAEVPAGEAKPLQIVVTALDHGCALDEPRAPAATPEEEQALAPAIGVPRVPEPPMASGTTGFNLCAAP
- the LOC144284382 gene encoding uncharacterized protein LOC144284382 isoform X1, with the protein product MVTPLGVGSPAQRLRASPSSGSRPVAGRTARWQVDEEQDWPLTAPHGRPRPRVLQGFPGTPRCEGALSSDPCAHLSLPRAICCILEIWMDYYQEDFCRLPQSASLKKILEFIRQRMPGTDVELRARRYLQQLRRLHAAEPEAGATASARAKDPEALPEPAPAPTVGPAASDGPEVLEAALAAGAEGLAPAEVPAGEAKPLQIVVTALDHGCALDEPRAPAATPEEEQALAPAIGVPRVPEPPMASGTTGFNLCAAP